A window of Mycolicibacterium holsaticum DSM 44478 = JCM 12374 genomic DNA:
ACGGCCGCATCGGCCACGACAAGAACCTCTTCCCGGATTGGGCAGTGGCCGAGGGTCCGTTCCTTAAGACATCGCCGTGGATTCCGAGCTACCTCGACGAGGACTGGGTCGCCCAGGCCGAGGCCGCACTGGAATGTCCGGCGACCGAAGCGATGCTGAACTCGGTGCGCGCGCCGATGGGACCGCGGCGGTTCTTGTCGAACCTGGTGCACGCCTACCAGTTCACCCAGTACCGGATCGACCGGGTGCCGCGCTACGAACTGATTCGGTGTGGTTTGGAGGTGCCCGAATCCACGGTGCCCCCCTACACCGGCATGCCGGCGACCGGGCCCTAGCCGCGCCGATCGGAGACGCCCGGTAACACCGCAGCCCGGTTTCGGCGATAAACCTGTCGCGGAGCGCCTTTCGTGCGGCGCCGGACACCCGAACGGATGGTAAGACCTGTGCGAACCTGGCTACGCCGCACGCTGGCGACCCTCGCAGCCGTCGTCGTGCTGCCTGGCCTGGCGGCGGTGACCGGCGCGGCGCCGAGCGCTGAGGCGTTCTCCCGGCCCGGCCTGCCCGTCGAATACCTCGACGTGTACTCGACGGCGATGGGGCGCAATGTGCGGGTCCAGTTCCAGCCCGGAGGCGCGGCGGCGCCGACATTCAACGGGGGAGGCGCGGCGGCGCCGACATTCAACGGGGGAGGCGCGGCGGCGCCGACATCAAACGGTGGCGGGAACAAGGCGGTCTACCTGCTCGACGGCCTTCGGGCCCGCGACGACTACAACGGGTGGGACATCGAAACCCCGGCGTTCGAGTGGTTTTACGAGTCCGGAATCGCCACCGTGATGCCCGTCGGCGGGCAATCCAGCTTCTACACCGACTGGTACGGCGCGTCGAGCTTCAACAACCAGCCCTATACCTATAAATGGGAGACGTTTCTCACCAGTGAGTTGCCGCAGTGGCTGGCAGAGCACAAACAGATCTCCACCACCGGCAACGCGGTGGTGGGGCTGTCCATGTCGGGCAGCGCCGCGCTGATCCTCGCCGCGTACCACCCCGCCCAATTCCGTTACGCCGCATCGCTATCGGGCTTCCTGAACCCGTCGGCGCTGTTCATGCAACAGGCCATCCGGGTGGCGATGCTCGACGCGGGCGGCTACAACGTCGACAACATGTGGGGCGCGCCGTGGGACGGCGCGTGGCGGCGAAACGACCCGATCGTGCAGGTCGGCAAGCTGGTCGCCAACGGCACCAGGCTGTGGATCTACTGCGCGCCCGGCGGTGTCACGCCGCTGGACGTGAACGCCGACCCCAACCAGGTTTTCACAGCTCACAGCCTGGAAACCATGGCGCTGAAGAGCAATAAGGACTTTCAGGCGGCCTATGCGGCGGCCGGCGGCACCAACGCCACGTTCCAGTTCCCGCCCGCCGGGAATCACGCCTGGGCGTACTGGGGTGAGCAGCTACAAGCCATGAAGCCAGACCTGATCGCGACCCTCAACGGCTAAGGAGTGACCAGGCACGATACCTGCGAAATAGAAGGATTACAGCAAGTTGTGGTTGACTGCAGGAGCAACGCGGCACGGCCTGGTGGGCATCATCCGCGTGCGGCATACGACAGATGGGATAGATCAAGCATGAAGTTCGTTGGCAAAATCCGGCGTGCGGCGAGAACACTGCCGCGCCGGCTCACGGTTGCGGCCCTTGCGGCAGCCGTGCTGCCCGGTTTCGTCAGCGCCGTCGGAGGCTCGGCGACCGCTGAGGCCTTCTCTCGTCCGGGCCTGCCGGTCGAGTACCTGATGGTTCCATCCGCGGGGATGGGACGCGACATCAAGGTGCAGTTCCAGAACGGCGGCCCCAACGCGCCAGGGGTTTACCTACTTGACGGGTTGCGCGCCCGTGACGACTTCAACGGCTGGGACATCGAGACCGCCGCGTTCGAGTGGTACCTGGACTCCGGCCTCGCGGTGATCATGCCCGTGGGTGGCCAGTCCAGCTTCTACAGCGACTGGTACAAGCCGGCCTGCGGCAACAACGGCTGCTCCACCTACAAGTGGGAGACGTTCCTGACCCAGGAACTGCCCGCCTACCTGGCCGCCAACAAGGGCGTGAACCCCAACCGCAACGCCGCGGTGGGCCTGTCGATGGCCGGATCGGCCGCGCTGACGCTGGCGATCTACTACCCGCAGCAGTTCCAGTACGCCGCGTCGCTGTCGGGCTTCCTGAACCTGTCCGAGGGCTGGTGGCCGATGCTGGTCAACATGTCGATGGGCGATGCCGGCGGCTATGACGCCAACGACATGTGGGGCCGCACCGAAGACCCCAACAACGCGTGGAAGCGCAACGACCCGATGGTCAACATCGACAAGCTGGTCGCCAACGGCACCCGGATCTGGGTGTTCTGCGGTAACGGCAAGCCTGCCGAGATCAACGGCCGGGTGGCCGGCGACAACATGCCCGCGAAGTTCCTGGAGAGCTTCACGCTGCGGACCAACGAGACGTTCCAAGAGGAATACCTCGCTGCCGGCGGTAAGAACGGCGTGTTCAACTTCCCGGCGGGCGGCACGCACGACTGGCCGTACTGGGGTCAGCAGCTGCAGCAGATGAAGCCGGACATCCAGCGCGTGCTGGGTGCCACCCCGCAGCCGTCCACTCCGATCGCCACGGAGGCCTCGGTCAGCGCGGAGACCGGCAACTAACGCGGCCGTTTCACGACACCTCGCCGACGGCGGCGATCCCTCACGGGGTCGCCGCCGTCAGCCATTTCGGGAGGTTCCAGCCTGCCGGTGTGATTGACTACCTCGCGCGGGGACATCAGACGAACGTGAGGTGGCGTAGTTGATGCGTGCTTTGATCCGAGGAATTCTGACGGCGGCGCTGATGATGGGCATGTGGACCGCCGGAACGTCCATGGCGCCCGACGCCAGGGCCGATGTCGAGATGCTGATGGTGCCGTCGGGCGCGATGGGCCGCGACATCCCGGTCTCGTTCCTGGCAGGCGGCCCGCACGCCGTCGTGCTGCTCGACGCCTTCAACGCTGCACCCGACGTCAGCAACTGGGTGACCGCAGGCAACGCGATGGGCACCCTCGCCGGTAAAGGCATCTCGGTGGTCGCTCCCGCCGGCGGGGCGTGGAGCATGTACACCAACTGGGAGCTGGACGGCAGCAAGCAGTGGGAGACGTTCCTGGCCGATGAGCTGCCGAACTGGCTGGCCGCCAACAAGGGCCTTGCGCCCGGCGGGCACGGCATCGTCGGCGCCGCGCAAGGCGGCTACGGCGCGATGGCGATGGCCACGTTCCATCCGAACCGCTACCGCTTCGCCGGTTCGCTGTCGGGCTTTCTGACCCCCGAACGGACCGGGGTCGACGGCGCGATCACCGCGGGCCTGGCCCAGTACGGCGGCGTCGAAACCCGCAATATGTGGGGCCTGCCACAATTGGGTCGCTGGAAGTGGCATTCGCCCAACGTGCACGTGCAACTGCTCGCCGACAACAACACCCGGCTGTGGGTGTTCAGCCCGCCCGCCGGTGGCTGCACCGACCCGGCCGCGATGATTGGCTACTGCGACATCGCCCAGGGCACCAATCGTGAGTTCTACCAGCACTATCGCGGGGTGGGCGGGAAGAACGGGCACTTCGACTTCCCGACCTCCGGCAACCACGACTGGGGCAACTGGAGCGCGCAGCTGGCCGCGATGACGGGTGAACTGGTCACCACGATCAAGTAGCCGAACCGTTGCCGCGCTGGCCGGGTGGGGCCGGATGCAGCCGGTACCTTGGAGGAGTGCAGCAAGCGGGAACGAGGACGGCGGCGGCAGCGCTGCAGGTGCTACTTGTGATGTCCGCGGCTTTGCTGCTGGCCGGGTGCTCGGGCGACGGTGTGATCGGGATCGGCCAACCCACCTCGGAGACGGCGACGGTGCACGGCCACGCCGGCGCCGCGGCCCCGGGCCCGCCCGCCGCGGGTGGCAAGTCCAATGCGCTGGTCGTGACGGACCGGCAACGCGGCTACCTCGACGCGCTCGCGGCCGCAGGCGTCGAACCGTCCAGTGACCTGATGGCGCTGAACATCGGTTCCTACGTGTGCCAGGCGCGCGCGGCCAAGCACACCGAGCAGGCGGTGTGGGACATCGTCCATCCGCTGGTGCGCAGCGACGCCGACAGCGACCAACTGTCCGCGGCGCCGCCGCCATCGGACGCGGATGTCGACGCGACGACCGCCGACTACATTCGCATCGCGACACAACGACTCTGCTAGCGGGAGACCCGAGACATTCATGGCCAAGTCCAATCGGCGGAAACGCCATCGCATCCTCGCGCTCATCGCGGCCGGGGCGATGGCGCTCGTGGTGGTGTTGATCGCGATTCTGGTGTGGGTGTGGCAGCGCGCACCCGAGACGCCGCCGACCGCCGTCCCGCCCACCTCCGTGCCCCCCGGCGTGGTGCCGCCGACGAAGAAGCCGCGCCCGGAGTTCCAGGACGCCAGCTGCCCCGACGTCCAGCTCATCTCGATTCCGGGGACCTGGGAATCCTCACCGCAGATGGACCCGTACAACCCGGCGCAGTTCCCGATGGCGTTGCTGCTCAACGTCACCAACCCGATCCGGGCACAGTTCGGCGCCGACCGCCTCGAGGTGTACACCGTTCCGTACACCGCGCAGTTCCACAATCCGTTCTCGTCGGACAACCAGATGTCCTACAACGACAGCCGCGCCGAGGGTTACCACAAGGCGGTGACGGCGATGACCGAGATGACCGAGCGCTGCCCGCTGACCAGCTACGTGTTGGTGGGTTTCTCCCAGGGTGCGGTGATCGCCGGTGACATCGCCAGCGACGTCGGCAACGGCCGCGGGCCGGTCGACGAGGATCTGGTGCTGGGCGTGGCGCTGATCGCCGACGGCCGCCGTCAGACCGGCGTCGGCCAGGACGTCGGGCCCACCCCTGAAGGTGTGGGCGCCGAGATCACGCTGGACGAGATCCCGCTGCTCAACGAGTTCGGCCTGGATATGACCGGACCCCGGCCCGGCGGATTCGGGCTGCTCAACGACCGCACGTACGAGATCTGCGCGCGCGGCGACCTGATCTGTTCGGCACCGCAGTCGGCGTTCAACATCACCCAGCTGCCCAAGACGCTGGAGGTGCTGTCCGGTGGGGCCGGCCAGCCGATCCACGCGATGTACGCCACCCCGGAATTCTGGAACGTCGACGGGATGCCGTCCACGCAGTGGACCCTGAATTGGGCGCAGAACGTGATCGATAACGCTCCGCACCCGAAACATGGCTGACCTGTGACCGAACAGATTTGGCGAGTGACCAGCGGTCGCCTAACATTAAGAAATAACTAAGACCAGCGAGCGTCGGCACGCCCGAACCTGCAGCTCAGAGCGCCCCACGTGGCGCGGGTCGGTAACCCGCTACGATCTGGGGGTTTGGGGTCGCGCGGGGGGCGTGATCAACGGCGTCGATGCGAGTGGTTCTTGACAGGAGTATGAGATGGCTTTCCACAACCCGTTCATCAAAGACGGATTGATCAAGTTCCCGGACAACGGCAGTTTGGTCAAGCACGTCGAACGATGGGCGAAGGTGCGTGGAGACAAGGTCGCCTACCGCTTCCTGGACTTCTCCACCGAGCGTGACGGCGTCGCACGCGATCTGCACTGGGCCGATTTCGGCGCGCGCAACCGCGCGGTGGGCGCACGCCTTCAGCAGGTCACCGAGCCCGGTGACCGGGTCGCCATCCTGTGCCCGCAGAACCTCGAGTACCTGGTGGCGTTCTTCGGCACGTTGTACTCCGGGCGCATCGCGGTCCCGCTGTTCGACCCCAACGAGCCGGGCCATGTCGGACGGCTGCACGCCGTACTCGACGACTGCCATCCGTCGGCCATCCTGACCACCACCGACGCCGCCGAAGGGGTGCGCAAGTTCTTCCGCACCCGCCCCGCCAAGGAGCGTCCCCGCGTCATCGCGGTCGACGCGGTGCCCGACGAAGTCGGCGCCACCTGGGAGCCGGTCGAGGTGGAGCACGACACCATCGCCTACCTGCAGTACACCTCCGGTTCGACGCGCATCCCGACCGGTGTGCAGATCACGCACCTCAACCTGGCCACCAACGTCGTCCAGGTGATCGAAGCGCTGGACGGCGAGGAGGGCGACCGGGGCGTGTCCTGGCTGCCGTTCTTCCACGACATGGGGCTGATCACCGTGTTGCTGTCGCCGATGCTCGGCCACTACATCACGTTCATGACCCCGGCCGCGTTCGTGCGGCGCCCCGGCCGCTGGATCCGCGAGATGGCCCGCAAGGAGGGGGACACCGGCGGAACCATCTCGGTGGCCCCGAACTTCGCCTTCGACCACGCTGCCGCGCGTGGCGTGCCCAAGGACGGCGAGGCGCCGCTGGACCTGTCCAACATCAAGTGCATCCTCAACGGCAGCGAGCCGATCTCCGCGGCCACCGTGCGCCGGTTCAACGAGGCGTTCGGTCCATTCGGCTTCAAGCCGCAGGCGATCAAGCCGTCCTACGGCCTGGCCGAGGCGACGCTGTTCGTGTCGACCACCCCGATGGATGCCGAGCCCACGATCGTCCACGTCGACCGCGACGAGTTGAACAACCACCGCTTCGTCCCAGTGCCGGAGGACTCGCCGAAGGCCGTCGCCCAGGCCGGCGCGGGCAAGGTCGGCCTGGCCGAGTGGGCCGTCATCGTCGACAACGACACCGCCACCGAACTTCCCGACGGGCACATCGGTGAGGTCTGGATCAGCGGCCAGAACATGGGCACCGGGTACTGGGGTAAAGAAGAGGCCACCCGCGAGACGTTCCAGAACATCTTGAAGTCGCGCACCAACCCCTCACACGCCGAGGGGGCGACCGACGCCGCGACGTGGGTGCGCACCGGCGACCTCGGCGCCTACCACGATGGCGAGCTCTACATCACCGGGCGGACAAAGGATCTGGTGATCATCGACGGCCGCAACCACTACCCGCAGGACCTCGAGTACTCGGCGCAGGAAGCGACCAAGGCGCTGCGCACCGGGTTCGTCGCCGCGTTCTCGGTACCGGCGAACCAACTGCCCGACGAGGTGTTCGAGAACGCGCACGCTGGGCTCAAACGCGATCCCGACGACACTTCCGAACAGCTCGTCATCGTCGGTGAGCGGGCACCGGGTGCGCACAAGCTCGACATGGGCCCGATCGCCGACGACATCCGCGCCGCGATCGCCGTCCGCCACGGTGTCACGGTGCGCGACGTGCTGCTGACCGCGGCGGGCGCCATTCCGCGCACCTCCAGCGGCAAGATCGGCCGACGCGCCTGCCGCGCCGCGTATCTGGACGGCACCCTGCGCAGCGGCAAGATTGCCAACGCCTTCCCCGACGAAACCGACTGACGGCTGACTTTCCCTGAACATGGCTGATACACACGAAGACCCGCAGCCCACGGGCTCCGACGACGCGACACCTGAGATCCAGCCGGCACCCGAGCCGCTGGAATCCGATGTCGCCGCCGAAGCGGCTCCGAAGGCCGCCCCCAGCACCGACATGACGGTCGGCGAGATGCGCAGCTGGCTGCGTAACTGGATCGCCAACGCCACCGGCCAGTCCGCCGACACCATCAACGATTCCACCCCGATGGTGGAGCTGGGGTTGTCCTCGCGCGACGCTGTCGCGATGGCCAGCGACATCGAGGACCTCACCGGCGTCACGCTGACCGCAACGGTGGCGTTCCGGCATCCGACCATCGAGTCGTTGGCCACGGTGATCGTCGAGGGCGAACCGGAACTCGAGGTCGCCGACGGTGACGAGGACTGGGCTCGCGATGTCGACGAGGACGTCGCCAACATCGCGATCGTCGGTATCGCCACCCGCTTCCCGGGTGACATGAACACCCCGGATCAGACGTGGCAGGCCCTGATCGACGGCCGCGACGCGATCACCGACCTGCCCGAGGGACGCTGGGAGGAGTTCCTCGGCGAGCCGCGCATCGCCGAACGCGTCGCCAAGGCGCGCACCCGCGGCGGCTACCTCAGCGATATCAAGGGCTTTGACGCCGAGTTCTTCGCGCTGTCGAAGATGGAAGCCGACAACATCGATCCGCAGCAGCGGATGGCGCTCGAATTGACCTGGGAGGCACTGGAACACGCCCGCATTCCGGCGTCGAGCCTGCGCGGGGCGAACGTCGGCGTCTACGTGGGCAGCTCGCTGAACGACTACAGCTTCCTGGCGATGTCGGACCCGTCGATCGCGCACCCCTACGCGATCACCGGGACCGCCAGCTCGATCATCGCCAACCGGGTCTCCTACTTCTACGACTTCCGCGGACCGTCGGTCTCGATCGACACGGCGTGCTCGAGCTCGCTGGTGGCCGCACACCAGGGTGTGCGCGCCCTGCGGTCGGGCGAGGCCGACGTCGCGATCGTCGGCGGTGTCAACGCGTTGATCACGCCGCTGGTCACCGTCGGCTTCGACGAGGTCGGCGGGGTGCTGGCGCCCGACGGCCGGATCAAATCGTTCTCCGCCGACGCCGACGGCTACGCCCGCTCCGAGGGCGGCGGCATGCTGGTGCTCAAGCGGCTCGGCGACGCGCGCCGCGACGGCGACGACATCATCGCCGTCATCGCGGGCAGCGCGGTCAACCACGACGGACGGTCCAACGGTCTGCTCGCGCCCAACCCGGATGCGCAGGCCGACGTGTTGCGCAAGGCGTACAAGGACGCCGGCATCAACCCCCGCGACGTCGACTACATCGAGGCCCACGGCACCGGCACCATCCTCGGCGACCCGATCGAGGCCGACGCGCTGGGCCGCGTCGTGGGCAGGGGGCGCACCGCCGACAAGCCCGCACTGCTGGGCGCGGTGAAATCCAATGTCGGACACCTGGAGTCGGCAGCGGGCGCGGCCAGCCTCGCCAAGATGGCGCTGGCGTTGCGCAACGGCAAGATCCCGCCGTCGATCAACTACGCCGGACCCAACCCCTACATCGACTTCGACGGCGTGCA
This region includes:
- a CDS encoding alpha/beta hydrolase, producing MVRPVRTWLRRTLATLAAVVVLPGLAAVTGAAPSAEAFSRPGLPVEYLDVYSTAMGRNVRVQFQPGGAAAPTFNGGGAAAPTFNGGGAAAPTSNGGGNKAVYLLDGLRARDDYNGWDIETPAFEWFYESGIATVMPVGGQSSFYTDWYGASSFNNQPYTYKWETFLTSELPQWLAEHKQISTTGNAVVGLSMSGSAALILAAYHPAQFRYAASLSGFLNPSALFMQQAIRVAMLDAGGYNVDNMWGAPWDGAWRRNDPIVQVGKLVANGTRLWIYCAPGGVTPLDVNADPNQVFTAHSLETMALKSNKDFQAAYAAAGGTNATFQFPPAGNHAWAYWGEQLQAMKPDLIATLNG
- a CDS encoding esterase family protein; this encodes MKFVGKIRRAARTLPRRLTVAALAAAVLPGFVSAVGGSATAEAFSRPGLPVEYLMVPSAGMGRDIKVQFQNGGPNAPGVYLLDGLRARDDFNGWDIETAAFEWYLDSGLAVIMPVGGQSSFYSDWYKPACGNNGCSTYKWETFLTQELPAYLAANKGVNPNRNAAVGLSMAGSAALTLAIYYPQQFQYAASLSGFLNLSEGWWPMLVNMSMGDAGGYDANDMWGRTEDPNNAWKRNDPMVNIDKLVANGTRIWVFCGNGKPAEINGRVAGDNMPAKFLESFTLRTNETFQEEYLAAGGKNGVFNFPAGGTHDWPYWGQQLQQMKPDIQRVLGATPQPSTPIATEASVSAETGN
- a CDS encoding alpha/beta hydrolase-fold protein, which translates into the protein MRALIRGILTAALMMGMWTAGTSMAPDARADVEMLMVPSGAMGRDIPVSFLAGGPHAVVLLDAFNAAPDVSNWVTAGNAMGTLAGKGISVVAPAGGAWSMYTNWELDGSKQWETFLADELPNWLAANKGLAPGGHGIVGAAQGGYGAMAMATFHPNRYRFAGSLSGFLTPERTGVDGAITAGLAQYGGVETRNMWGLPQLGRWKWHSPNVHVQLLADNNTRLWVFSPPAGGCTDPAAMIGYCDIAQGTNREFYQHYRGVGGKNGHFDFPTSGNHDWGNWSAQLAAMTGELVTTIK
- a CDS encoding DUF732 domain-containing protein — translated: MSAALLLAGCSGDGVIGIGQPTSETATVHGHAGAAAPGPPAAGGKSNALVVTDRQRGYLDALAAAGVEPSSDLMALNIGSYVCQARAAKHTEQAVWDIVHPLVRSDADSDQLSAAPPPSDADVDATTADYIRIATQRLC
- the culp6 gene encoding carboxylesterase Culp6, producing the protein MAKSNRRKRHRILALIAAGAMALVVVLIAILVWVWQRAPETPPTAVPPTSVPPGVVPPTKKPRPEFQDASCPDVQLISIPGTWESSPQMDPYNPAQFPMALLLNVTNPIRAQFGADRLEVYTVPYTAQFHNPFSSDNQMSYNDSRAEGYHKAVTAMTEMTERCPLTSYVLVGFSQGAVIAGDIASDVGNGRGPVDEDLVLGVALIADGRRQTGVGQDVGPTPEGVGAEITLDEIPLLNEFGLDMTGPRPGGFGLLNDRTYEICARGDLICSAPQSAFNITQLPKTLEVLSGGAGQPIHAMYATPEFWNVDGMPSTQWTLNWAQNVIDNAPHPKHG
- the fadD32 gene encoding long-chain-fatty-acid--AMP ligase FadD32 gives rise to the protein MAFHNPFIKDGLIKFPDNGSLVKHVERWAKVRGDKVAYRFLDFSTERDGVARDLHWADFGARNRAVGARLQQVTEPGDRVAILCPQNLEYLVAFFGTLYSGRIAVPLFDPNEPGHVGRLHAVLDDCHPSAILTTTDAAEGVRKFFRTRPAKERPRVIAVDAVPDEVGATWEPVEVEHDTIAYLQYTSGSTRIPTGVQITHLNLATNVVQVIEALDGEEGDRGVSWLPFFHDMGLITVLLSPMLGHYITFMTPAAFVRRPGRWIREMARKEGDTGGTISVAPNFAFDHAAARGVPKDGEAPLDLSNIKCILNGSEPISAATVRRFNEAFGPFGFKPQAIKPSYGLAEATLFVSTTPMDAEPTIVHVDRDELNNHRFVPVPEDSPKAVAQAGAGKVGLAEWAVIVDNDTATELPDGHIGEVWISGQNMGTGYWGKEEATRETFQNILKSRTNPSHAEGATDAATWVRTGDLGAYHDGELYITGRTKDLVIIDGRNHYPQDLEYSAQEATKALRTGFVAAFSVPANQLPDEVFENAHAGLKRDPDDTSEQLVIVGERAPGAHKLDMGPIADDIRAAIAVRHGVTVRDVLLTAAGAIPRTSSGKIGRRACRAAYLDGTLRSGKIANAFPDETD